The following proteins come from a genomic window of Finegoldia magna ATCC 29328:
- a CDS encoding 1-phosphofructokinase family hexose kinase, which produces MIYTVTMNPALEFVSEVTDFKFDKNNISDFDLMLPAGKGINVSRILKQLGLPTVATGFAGGFTGEFVEDWLRREDIKSEFVRIDDNTRINIKITGTTKTVIESKGPSISHQELQELLYYLSRVKEGDTVFLSTAFPRNITETVIERMIAICKANKAQFVLDIDEYYLEKFADEGSLLENISVKCLEHLFKTKINSESDLLKWKNEISNLNSKFVVVPFVENKVYLFQKDSTYAFEIDEIANQKRDFVIDSIIAGFIATFIRTSDYEKSFKMANACAQASLKTKDLPKKFQIDDCLKNINIVKID; this is translated from the coding sequence ATGATATATACAGTTACAATGAATCCCGCACTTGAATTTGTAAGTGAGGTTACGGATTTTAAATTTGACAAGAACAATATATCTGATTTTGATTTGATGCTACCAGCAGGAAAAGGAATCAATGTTTCAAGGATTCTGAAACAACTTGGTCTTCCAACAGTTGCAACTGGATTTGCAGGAGGATTTACAGGAGAATTTGTCGAAGACTGGCTAAGAAGAGAAGATATCAAATCTGAATTCGTAAGAATAGATGACAATACCAGAATCAATATAAAAATCACAGGAACAACGAAAACCGTAATTGAATCCAAAGGACCAAGCATTTCTCATCAAGAACTACAGGAACTATTATATTATTTATCCAGAGTCAAAGAAGGAGATACTGTATTCTTGTCGACGGCTTTTCCAAGAAATATTACAGAAACTGTAATCGAAAGAATGATTGCTATCTGCAAGGCCAACAAAGCACAATTCGTACTTGATATAGACGAGTATTATCTGGAGAAATTTGCAGATGAAGGATCACTTCTTGAAAATATCAGCGTAAAATGCTTGGAACATTTATTTAAAACCAAAATAAATTCAGAATCTGATTTGCTTAAATGGAAAAATGAAATATCTAATTTGAATTCAAAATTTGTCGTAGTTCCATTCGTAGAGAATAAAGTGTATTTGTTTCAAAAAGATTCCACATACGCATTTGAAATAGACGAAATAGCAAACCAAAAAAGAGATTTTGTTATCGACTCAATAATCGCAGGATTCATCGCTACATTTATCAGAACTTCAGATTATGAAAAGTCTTTTAAAATGGCAAACGCATGTGCACAAGCTTCGTTGAAGACAAAAGATTTGCCGAAAAAATTTCAAATAGACGACTGTCTTAAAAACATTAATATAGTAAAAATAGACTAA
- a CDS encoding ABC transporter ATP-binding protein has protein sequence MSANKKILEVNNMHTAFRIKDDFYDAVDDVSFELYENEVLAMVGESGCGKSTLATTIMGLHNMNYTQISGEVIYNGENILNYTEAQFNDLRGGEIGMIFQDPLASLNPLMRIGEQIEEALFYHTDLDKKQRQEKAIDLLKKVGIENAEIIARQFPHQLSGGMRQRVIIAIALSCKPRVLIADEPTTALDVTIQAQILDLLKELQNQMNSGIILITHDLGVVAQTADRVCVMYAGQIVEIAPVDELFNNPLHPYTRSLLNSIPQADTESDQLHVIEGMVPSLKDLPRKGCRFAPRIPWIDDHEHEENPVLHDVGNGHLVRCTCWKNFHFKDE, from the coding sequence ATGTCTGCTAATAAAAAAATATTGGAAGTTAATAATATGCATACAGCTTTTAGAATAAAAGACGATTTTTACGATGCTGTCGACGATGTTTCGTTTGAATTATACGAAAACGAAGTATTGGCGATGGTTGGTGAATCCGGATGCGGTAAATCTACACTTGCTACTACTATTATGGGTCTACATAATATGAATTACACTCAAATTAGCGGTGAAGTTATATATAACGGCGAAAATATTTTAAATTATACAGAAGCTCAATTCAATGATTTGAGAGGTGGAGAAATTGGTATGATATTCCAAGATCCACTGGCATCGCTTAACCCATTAATGAGAATTGGCGAACAAATTGAAGAAGCTTTGTTTTATCATACAGATTTGGATAAGAAACAACGTCAAGAAAAGGCTATTGACCTTCTAAAAAAAGTAGGGATTGAAAATGCTGAAATTATAGCAAGACAATTTCCTCATCAATTATCAGGAGGTATGAGACAAAGAGTAATAATAGCAATTGCTTTAAGCTGTAAACCTCGTGTTTTGATAGCCGATGAGCCAACTACTGCACTTGATGTTACGATTCAAGCACAAATTCTAGATTTACTAAAAGAATTACAAAATCAAATGAATTCAGGAATTATCTTGATAACCCACGATTTAGGAGTTGTAGCACAGACCGCTGACAGAGTTTGCGTAATGTATGCTGGTCAAATCGTTGAGATTGCACCAGTGGATGAGTTGTTCAATAACCCACTTCATCCATATACTAGAAGTTTATTAAATTCCATTCCACAAGCAGATACTGAATCTGATCAGTTACATGTTATAGAAGGTATGGTTCCTTCATTAAAAGATTTACCAAGAAAAGGATGCAGATTTGCACCTCGTATTCCTTGGATAGATGATCATGAACACGAAGAAAATCCAGTACTACACGATGTTGGCAATGGACATTTGGTTCGTTGTACTTGCTGGAAGAATTTCCATTTTAAAGACGAATAG
- a CDS encoding ATP-binding cassette domain-containing protein, translated as MGFLEVKNLKVHYPIRGGFFNTVQDYIKAVDGVDMDIEEGKTYGLIGESGSGKSTIGKAIVGLEKITDGQILYEGKDVTSRSYRKKINYNQDVQMIFQDSMSSLDPKKRILDIIAEPIRNFERLTPKEEKEKVFKLLDIVGLNESAIYKYPFEFSGGQRQRIGVARAVACNPRLIVADEPVSALDLSVQAQVLNYMKLIQQEFNLSYIFISHDLGVVRHMCDYIYIMHNGKFVETGNRDELYSDPQHIYTKRLIAAIPQIDPSIRKELRDTRQAIEKKFDEQKNVYYDENGSVYDLKKYKDSHYVAARKGEI; from the coding sequence ATGGGATTTTTAGAAGTTAAAAATTTGAAAGTTCATTATCCAATTCGTGGTGGATTTTTTAATACGGTTCAAGACTATATCAAAGCTGTTGACGGCGTGGATATGGATATTGAAGAAGGAAAAACTTATGGATTGATTGGAGAATCTGGTTCAGGAAAGTCAACTATAGGAAAGGCTATTGTTGGACTTGAAAAGATTACAGATGGACAGATTTTGTACGAAGGAAAAGATGTTACAAGTAGATCTTACAGAAAAAAGATCAACTACAACCAAGACGTTCAAATGATTTTCCAAGACTCAATGAGTTCACTTGATCCTAAAAAAAGAATTTTGGATATAATAGCTGAACCTATCAGAAATTTTGAAAGATTAACACCAAAAGAAGAAAAAGAAAAGGTGTTTAAATTGTTAGATATAGTTGGACTTAATGAAAGTGCAATTTACAAATATCCATTTGAATTCTCAGGTGGTCAAAGACAAAGAATTGGTGTTGCAAGAGCTGTTGCATGTAACCCAAGATTAATCGTTGCAGATGAGCCTGTAAGTGCACTTGACTTATCAGTTCAAGCACAAGTATTAAACTACATGAAATTAATTCAACAAGAGTTTAATCTAAGTTACATTTTCATTTCACACGATTTGGGAGTTGTAAGACACATGTGTGATTATATCTACATCATGCACAATGGGAAATTTGTAGAAACTGGAAATCGTGATGAGTTGTACTCTGATCCACAACACATTTACACGAAACGACTTATCGCAGCTATTCCACAAATTGATCCAAGTATAAGAAAAGAACTTAGAGATACTAGACAAGCTATTGAAAAGAAATTTGATGAACAAAAGAATGTCTACTACGATGAAAACGGATCAGTGTACGATTTAAAGAAGTACAAAGATTCTCATTATGTAGCGGCTAGAAAGGGGGAAATATAA
- a CDS encoding ABC transporter permease, whose product MTKTIIRRFLIMIPQLIVLSLFIFFVAQKMPGDPFTGKITPSTGNSKVEEELKIKSGFYDPWYVKYKRWVGNAVKGDFGDSYTQKLPVKDVIGQRAKNTFFLSLFSLLIMYAIAIPLGINAGRYDGSLFDQGVNLYNFLALATPGFVFYLIMLLIFGYKLGWFPTSGIISLEASAKGGMAAVLSRIYHMLLPAISYALLTTIGTIQYLRNEVVDAKSQDYVRTARAKGVPIKKVYSKHIFRNSLLPIAAFFGFQITGLLAGSIMIETIFGYQGMGSLFVDCINQRDYSVMTALVMIYGFLTLCGSLLSDIIMSIVDPRIRIE is encoded by the coding sequence ATGACTAAAACAATAATAAGACGATTTTTAATAATGATTCCTCAATTGATAGTATTAAGTTTATTTATATTCTTTGTAGCTCAAAAGATGCCAGGTGACCCTTTCACAGGAAAAATCACACCAAGCACTGGTAACTCAAAGGTTGAAGAAGAACTTAAGATAAAATCAGGATTTTACGATCCATGGTATGTAAAATATAAAAGATGGGTTGGAAATGCAGTAAAAGGAGATTTTGGTGATTCATATACTCAAAAACTACCTGTAAAAGACGTTATAGGTCAAAGAGCTAAGAACACATTCTTCTTATCATTGTTCTCATTATTAATAATGTATGCAATTGCAATTCCATTGGGAATAAATGCAGGTAGGTATGACGGATCGCTGTTCGATCAGGGAGTTAACTTGTATAACTTCTTGGCACTAGCAACCCCGGGCTTCGTATTCTATTTGATAATGTTATTGATTTTCGGATATAAGCTTGGATGGTTCCCAACAAGTGGAATCATAAGCCTTGAAGCCTCAGCAAAAGGCGGCATGGCAGCAGTATTAAGTAGAATATATCATATGCTACTTCCAGCAATATCTTATGCATTACTTACAACTATTGGAACTATCCAATATTTAAGAAATGAAGTTGTAGATGCAAAAAGCCAAGACTACGTAAGAACTGCGAGAGCAAAAGGGGTTCCTATCAAAAAAGTTTACAGCAAACACATTTTTAGAAACTCACTTTTACCAATAGCTGCATTCTTCGGATTCCAAATCACAGGATTATTAGCAGGTTCTATCATGATTGAAACAATTTTCGGTTACCAAGGAATGGGTTCACTATTCGTTGACTGTATCAACCAAAGAGACTACTCAGTTATGACAGCGCTTGTTATGATATATGGATTCTTGACACTTTGTGGTTCATTATTAAGTGATATTATCATGAGTATAGTGGATCCAAGAATAAGGATAGAATAG